The genome window TGGGAGGGGTATATTCATGCACAAACTTGCGATCGCCACGGCTTCGGTAATGCTTGGGGTAGCATTGTCGTTTTCGAGCGTGGTTCCTGCGGTATATGCCGCATCACAGGTTGATTGTGATGCGGTCATGCAGGCACTCGGTCAGGGCAAATCGATGAGAGATGTCGCTTCCGATATGAAAACCTCAGTCGGCAGGGTGAGGGGCTGCAAAAAGCGCGCGGCCCGCGCGGCCAAGGCTGAGACGAAAACATCCCCAGGGAACGTAGAGAGAATGAACAGATCTTCGGCGGCGCGCGCCGCCGGGTCCTCTCCGGCGGCCTCCCCTGAGGCATCTCCGGCCCCCTAGTAAGCCTGGTCATTGCGCACGCCGCGCCGCTGGCGCGGCGTGCGCTTCATTCTCAGTGCCCGACCGAGCGCCGCGCCCGGGATCCCCCGATGGCCAAATGTGAACTATGCGAGTTGCGTGAGTACACGCAGCGTTATGCTCAATTCGTCAACCCTTTCAAATTCGCGATTCTCGACTGCGACTCGTGCGACACCCCGATGGTGGTGCTGGGAGATCATCGTCCCAATGCGACTGACCAAGAACGAGCGTTAATGATCGAAGCACTATCGGTAATCGCGCGCGCTAAATACGGCGAAGACAAATTCGTGATCGACGGAGTCATGCGCCAGATTCCGGATCACTGCCATATTCATGCCCGCCCGATCGTACGTTGGGGGCAGAGCTAAAACTCACAGTTCCGAGCACCGTTTTCTAATCGTGCCTTGCTGGGCTCGGTTTCGGCTGCCCTATGCCAAAACCCGTCTTGAGGAGCCTCCTATCGTCCGTTTGGTAAGTGGCGCGCCATATGGTATATGCGGCGCCGGTACGTAGCGCCGCTGGGGACGCGGCGCTTCCTTCCGGTAATGGGCGGGGCCCTATTCCCGGCGGGTTTGTCAGGAGGTACGGGGGACATGGCTAACGGTACGGTTAAGTGGTTTAGCCCGAAAAAGGGCTACGGCTTCATCACGATGGAGGATGGGCAAGAAGTTTTCGTCCATTACAGCGCCATCGATGGCAACGGCTTCCGCTCCCTCGAACAGGGTGAGAAAGTCCAGTTCGAAGTCGCGCAAGGACCCAAGGGGCTGCAGGCCTCAGCTGTGAGTCGCGCCTAGCGCGCCTCAGACTGCCACACAAAGGGGGTCTCCTGAACCGGTCTTCGCTCCGGTGACGCGGAAGATTGCGCCCAGCAGTTGGCGT of Candidatus Binataceae bacterium contains these proteins:
- a CDS encoding cold-shock protein — translated: MANGTVKWFSPKKGYGFITMEDGQEVFVHYSAIDGNGFRSLEQGEKVQFEVAQGPKGLQASAVSRA